In the genome of Trypanosoma brucei gambiense DAL972 chromosome 11, complete sequence, the window CTTTTTCGTTAtcattttacttttcgttcattcattttatattctttttttccagcTTCAATAATTCCGTTGTACCTTATTGTTCTAAATAATGTATAATCGTGTTACAATCCCCGTGTCCCATGTTTTCTTCACCTACgacttttccctctccttctaaaaaaagagaagaatgaaaaatataatattaatGAGCTTTCTTTAATTGTGGTTACTGTTATCTGTACTATATttttcaatgtttttttgtttttgtatttttcgcTTTAGCATATTTATGTCAATACGATGCGGGAGCGTTCACGAGAATTATTAGTTGTGTGGTTGTCGTCTTTGTTATCTCCGGCACAACACCTTATGTGCTTATTGTGTGGACAcaagagaaacagaaatggGAGAAgggggattttttttaaaaaaaagaagaacctttttcgttttattttcgtATTCGGTCGTATAATCCCACTTTTCGTTACTTTTATCtctatttcctcttttcattttgcttcccgctttcttcttttaacttttcccccatcttcctcttcccaagtttctttttttgtatagTGTGCTGAAGTTTGCGAGACTGAGCGAGACTGTTACACGTTACAACAGTCGTAAtggtattattattattattaaacaatgataataataatgataataacttTTGCtagtgttattattactattttgaTTTCCGTCTACgttctatttattttgattttgcCTTCTGTTACTTTCTTATTACTTTAGTTGTTTTAGTTCCAgtttcacttttttgttgttttgtgtgtatgtgtgcatttTGCGTGTTTGTAGTAGTTATTCAGTGCCCACTCCTCCCTTCTCCCATACGCTCAGATTTCCTTTATTACGCTAGAAGGAAGCAAAGCGATCACGCATACACAAAACgaataaagaaaattaaaaatgaaaaaagagaaagaaaagaaaagtactCTCCATCattcctctttatttttccataTGAGATCCTGTTGGCTCCCATCTCATCTCATCACTTCTCCCGTTATCTGTCTCCTCACAGTGTCAGTGGCATCGGCGCCAGATGATTATTTGCATGTTCATTGCTTGCGGTTCTTTCCAGTCTAaactaaaaacaacaaaaacttcGCTTTCCCCCCTATTTCATCTGATTATTCCCTTTTGTAAtcgatttttttaaaaaaaatgtttatatGCGTACAACGCGCGTAGATACATTTTctctaatatatatatatatatatattgatacGCAAGTAATTATAAGAGAATCAAGGCGGAGGGGTTCAGTACGTTACTTTAGGCGTAAGGGGTGGCGGGAAACTGAAACGGGTTGGATATCATGTCTGATACATTAAGTAGCAAACTAGACGATGTCGATGCGGATGTTTTGCGCGGCGCGTATGAACCCGTAGCGATTATCGGAGAGGGAACTTATGGTGTTGTCTTCCGCGCACGTGGGGTTGCGAGCGGGGCCGAGTTTGCGATAAAGAAACTAAGAAGTGACAAGCTGAAGGAAGGCGTTCCTGCAACGACACTTCGAGAAGTGACGCTGCTGCACGAAATGAGTGACAATCCAAATGTGGTGCGACTGCTCGATGTTTTGTGCTCCAAGCGTCGTGTTTATTTGGTGTTTGAGTTGCTTAACGAAGATCTCAGGTCTTTTATTCGCCGCAACTATCCGCAACCACCCGCTACTGCCAGTAGCTCTGTTGTACCTTTGAGACTCGTGAAAAATTTTACCTGTCAAATGCTTCACGCCTTGTGGAGGTGCCACCAGAATCGAATCATTCACAGGGACCTTAAACCTGCAAATGTGCTTCTCGGGGTAAAGAAGTCAACGAGGAATGACGGCGAGGATTCGTACATTTTGAAACTGGCGGACTTTGGGCTTGCGCGTACTTATGAGATGACATTGTTGACGTATACGAAAGAAGTAATGACGTTGTGGTATCGTGCACCAGAGATTTTGCTTGGGGAGCGGCACTACACGCCAGCCGCAGATGTGTGGTCGGTTGGTTGCATTGTGTTGGAGATGATTGTTGGTTGTCCTGTTTTTAGAGGTGAGTCCAACCGTGACCAGTTAGATAGGATCTTCTACACTGTGGGAACACCGACGGAAGAGACATGGGCTGGCGTAGCAATGATGCCAGGATATGACAAGGCAACGAAAATATATAAGGTGGCGCCTCTCCATGAGCGATTGCCGACATTCGATAAGGAGGCAGTACAGtttgttgcatttcttttGCAAGTCAATCCAAAAAGCCGTCCCACTATTCCTACAATTCTTCAACATCCTTTTCTGCAAGGTGACTAgctccttcccctccttccacCCCCAACACGTTCGTTGCTctgctgttgctttgttttatATCATGATTAATTTATCGGTGAAGATGTGGTAATCAGTTTTGATTGAATAAAATCTCCGGGGTCTCGATCATTTGGTGAGGCGTTACGATTTAACAATGCgtatttttgtgcgtgttttgcaATCAACCATTGTAGTCGAATAGATATGAGAGGAATCAACATCCCGTAGAATTTCCAAAGGCTCAGACGTAATGAAATCACCTGAGTCGCGTAAATcatttcttaatttttttattcttcgctgtcgttgttttttttttctttctttgtattCTTGGAGGTTTCTTCGTAGCGGCTTTCTTGGCGCGGATCATACACATAATTAGTGCGGACTGAGTGTCATTGATTGAGGGAATGGGGAATCAACTTCAGTAACCGCTTTTGTATGAGGGGATGGGACATGAGTTGTGTActcaaaataagaaaaataacgCAAAGAGAGTGAAAATCGGTACACACGGTCTGTACGCATGGCCGGTGTTCGCGACTGGGGAAACAACACAATGCTATTAGTTATTAAGTTGTTAGTGGAGGTGGTGTTTTTGATTATTTATGCACTTCACCTGTGGTAATATCTCTGAGGTATCGTGGGGTACCTCATTTTGTAAATCTAttgaaaatgttttttaatttcccaCGTCTCTTGcttcgttttcgttttgtttaatAGTTGCTGAAGTGTTATTGGCATATtcttcatttctctttttatttccgtttcatttgtttcttcctccacCCCTTAtcacccttttcttctttcgctGTTTGGAGTATGAAAATGATTGATCACCACTCGCCATGTGCAGGGGTATGTTTAT includes:
- a CDS encoding protein kinase, putative yields the protein MSDTLSSKLDDVDADVLRGAYEPVAIIGEGTYGVVFRARGVASGAEFAIKKLRSDKLKEGVPATTLREVTLLHEMSDNPNVVRLLDVLCSKRRVYLVFELLNEDLRSFIRRNYPQPPATASSSVVPLRLVKNFTCQMLHALWRCHQNRIIHRDLKPANVLLGVKKSTRNDGEDSYILKLADFGLARTYEMTLLTYTKEVMTLWYRAPEILLGERHYTPAADVWSVGCIVLEMIVGCPVFRGESNRDQLDRIFYTVGTPTEETWAGVAMMPGYDKATKIYKVAPLHERLPTFDKEAVQFVAFLLQVNPKSRPTIPTILQHPFLQGD